A genomic region of Mycobacterium sp. Aquia_213 contains the following coding sequences:
- a CDS encoding thioester domain-containing protein, whose amino-acid sequence MTVLSISSRALAPVATRRRVEVRPATELPHMTRYRGGTYSHTVDKIVFSDGSTARTDLIRLHPNLHAYSLDFGGIAPHLPSRYRLGTWSALPHLRSRDYETEVAWILRHSYPMRTTADLSQQLRRAGYPLGHANLDEHEAIAATQAAIWYLTNGLALDTQPLNVPIAVHRGPGPVITFEFDGQPQLGGYSVWTASDGAATLRLQKSANGVDWQEVSGSRLTTNGARGRHERALGIGSTLSSSSHGHRGHGYRYYRLIAEAAAGTTPKIGHVGFRLTGTRHYRNADRVVHLYNYLLSGALKAPQESDESVLIDAEATAGPELVGPFQVRIPLTFNVADGHSLVDADGFAVAGIVHPGTDFYLRPAPGTSATTLTATTPHRFTGGVLTGVAPEAPEQFTPVALALPSDVAIHFDIRWNGVCDHR is encoded by the coding sequence ATGACCGTGTTATCCATATCCAGCCGCGCACTGGCGCCGGTGGCGACCCGGCGACGCGTCGAGGTCCGGCCGGCCACCGAGCTACCGCACATGACGCGTTACCGCGGCGGTACCTACTCCCACACCGTCGACAAGATCGTGTTCAGCGACGGCAGCACCGCGCGCACCGATTTGATCCGCCTGCACCCCAATCTGCACGCCTATTCACTGGATTTCGGCGGCATCGCACCACATCTGCCGTCGCGCTATCGCTTGGGGACCTGGTCCGCACTGCCGCATCTGCGCAGCCGTGACTACGAGACCGAGGTGGCTTGGATTCTGCGCCACTCGTATCCGATGCGCACGACCGCGGACCTCAGTCAGCAGTTACGCCGGGCCGGTTACCCGCTGGGACATGCCAATCTCGATGAACACGAGGCCATTGCGGCTACCCAGGCGGCGATCTGGTACCTGACCAACGGCTTGGCTTTGGACACCCAGCCGCTGAACGTTCCGATCGCGGTGCACCGGGGCCCCGGACCGGTGATCACCTTCGAATTCGACGGCCAACCCCAACTCGGCGGCTACTCGGTGTGGACCGCCTCCGATGGCGCCGCCACCCTTCGGCTGCAAAAGTCCGCCAATGGCGTTGACTGGCAAGAGGTTTCAGGTTCGCGACTGACGACGAACGGCGCGCGGGGACGCCACGAACGTGCGCTGGGAATCGGCAGCACGCTATCGAGCAGCAGCCATGGCCACCGCGGACACGGCTACCGGTACTACCGGCTCATCGCCGAGGCAGCGGCCGGCACCACGCCCAAGATCGGCCACGTGGGCTTCCGGCTGACCGGTACGCGGCACTATCGCAACGCCGACCGGGTCGTGCATCTCTACAACTACCTGCTCTCCGGAGCGCTGAAGGCACCGCAGGAGTCCGACGAGTCCGTCCTGATTGATGCCGAGGCCACCGCCGGACCCGAGCTCGTGGGCCCATTTCAGGTGCGAATCCCGTTGACATTCAACGTTGCCGACGGCCACTCGCTGGTTGACGCCGACGGTTTCGCCGTCGCCGGCATCGTCCACCCTGGCACCGACTTCTACTTGCGGCCGGCACCGGGCACATCGGCGACAACGTTGACCGCCACAACGCCGCACCGATTCACCGGCGGGGTGCTGACCGGAGTGGCACCCGAGGCACCGGAACAATTCACCCCGGTCGCGCTGGCACTACCCTCCGACGTTGCAATCCACTTCGACATTCGCTGGAATGGCGTTTGTGACCATCGCTGA
- a CDS encoding family 2A encapsulin nanocompartment shell protein produces the protein MTSAQNESQALGDLGARQLANATKTVPQLSTITPRWLLHLLSFVPVEAGIYRVNRVVNPEQVAVTAQEGAALDTPLAETFVDYETSPREYTLRNISTLLDVSTRVSDLYSSPHDQVAQQLRLTIETIKERQEFELVNSPEYGLLAQVTPEQTIETLGGPPTPDDLDALITRVWKTPSFFLTHPQGIAAFGREATYRGVPPVVVSLFGAQFITWRGIPLIPSDKVPLEDGKTKFILVRTGEERQGVVGLFQPGLVGEQAPGLSVRFTGINQSAIARYLVTLYTSLAVLTDDALAVLEDVAVDQFHEYK, from the coding sequence ATGACGTCGGCTCAAAACGAGTCCCAGGCTCTCGGAGATCTCGGTGCCAGGCAGCTCGCCAACGCGACCAAAACGGTTCCGCAACTCTCCACCATCACCCCGCGCTGGCTGCTGCACCTGCTCAGCTTCGTGCCGGTGGAAGCCGGTATCTACCGGGTGAACCGGGTGGTCAACCCGGAACAGGTCGCCGTGACGGCACAAGAGGGCGCCGCCCTCGACACGCCGCTGGCCGAGACCTTCGTCGACTACGAGACCAGCCCCCGCGAATACACCCTGCGCAACATCTCCACGCTGCTGGATGTCAGCACCCGGGTCTCCGACCTGTACTCCAGCCCGCACGACCAGGTCGCCCAGCAGCTGCGGCTGACCATCGAGACGATCAAAGAGCGCCAGGAATTCGAACTGGTCAACAGCCCGGAGTACGGGTTGCTGGCGCAGGTGACCCCGGAGCAGACGATCGAGACCCTCGGTGGCCCTCCGACGCCCGACGACCTGGACGCGCTGATCACCCGGGTGTGGAAGACGCCGAGCTTCTTCCTGACCCACCCGCAGGGCATCGCCGCGTTCGGCCGCGAAGCCACCTACCGCGGTGTGCCGCCCGTCGTCGTCAGCCTGTTCGGCGCGCAGTTCATCACTTGGCGTGGCATTCCGCTGATCCCGTCGGACAAGGTGCCACTGGAAGACGGCAAGACCAAATTCATCCTGGTGCGCACCGGCGAGGAGCGCCAAGGAGTCGTCGGCCTGTTCCAGCCGGGCCTGGTCGGCGAGCAGGCACCGGGCCTGTCGGTGCGGTTCACCGGCATCAACCAGTCGGCGATCGCGCGCTACCTGGTGACTCTGTACACGTCCTTGGCTGTCCTCACCGACGACGCGCTCGCCGTGCTCGAAGACGTCGCTGTGGACCAGTTCCATGAGTACAAGTGA
- a CDS encoding family 2A encapsulin nanocompartment cargo protein cysteine desulfurase, producing the protein MSTSEYRSVDAESDLPLGAAEIAALANQLYAASFRPGPDSPPQSAPLAPRGSVPDTTAATSAGQTAAGSADLYTAPVPLLGFTDIYVPAPTSPEPEPPPQTVPVAPRGNVPDTSAAPSGAHAVGSVADPYLPPADFSAFEVPSSGIVPTVPGVLAGAPPSAPVAPRGSAPYSGIGWLPDAPTVGDLGWSDAVPAAPAALNAPSDNEYSYHFLTSPLSESDPVPQLTDDHEVFDVNAIREDFPILKETVNGKPLIWFDNAATTQKPQSVIDRLSYFYAHENSNIHRAAHELAARATDAYEEARETVRRFIGAPKAEQNIFVRGTTEAINLVAYAWGGKHLGPGDEIVITHLEHHANIVPWQLLSQKTGAVLRVAPVDEAGNLLLSEFEDLLGPKTKLVAATQVSNALGTVTPVEKIVQLGHRYGARVLIDGAQSIPHLPIDVAELGVDFFVFSGHKIYGPTGIGVLYGSEEALAETPPWQGGGNMIADVTLERSLYQGLPNKFEAGTGNIADAVGLGEALRYVERVGIERIAAYEHALLDYATPRLADIPGVRLVGTAQEKASVLSFVLAGHEPLEVGKALNAEGIAVRAGHHCAQPILRRYGLEATVRPSFAFYNTFEEIDVFIKAVRRIAEGGANVG; encoded by the coding sequence ATGAGTACAAGTGAGTATCGGTCGGTAGACGCCGAAAGCGACCTGCCCCTGGGCGCTGCGGAGATCGCGGCGCTGGCCAACCAGTTGTACGCGGCCAGCTTCCGCCCGGGTCCCGACAGCCCGCCGCAGTCGGCGCCGCTCGCCCCGCGGGGCAGCGTGCCGGACACGACGGCGGCCACCTCGGCCGGGCAGACCGCAGCGGGCAGCGCCGATCTGTACACGGCGCCGGTTCCGCTACTCGGCTTCACCGACATCTATGTCCCGGCTCCGACGTCTCCGGAACCCGAACCGCCACCGCAGACGGTGCCCGTTGCCCCGCGCGGCAACGTGCCGGACACGTCGGCGGCGCCCTCGGGCGCACACGCGGTCGGCAGCGTCGCCGACCCGTACCTGCCGCCGGCTGACTTCAGTGCGTTCGAGGTCCCCAGCTCGGGCATCGTCCCGACGGTGCCCGGTGTGCTTGCCGGTGCGCCCCCGAGTGCTCCGGTGGCACCGCGGGGTTCGGCTCCGTACTCGGGGATCGGGTGGCTGCCCGATGCGCCGACCGTCGGCGACCTGGGCTGGTCGGACGCGGTGCCCGCCGCGCCGGCGGCGCTGAATGCGCCTTCCGACAACGAGTACAGCTACCACTTCCTGACTTCGCCTTTGTCGGAGTCCGACCCGGTGCCGCAACTGACGGACGACCACGAGGTGTTCGACGTCAACGCGATCCGGGAGGATTTTCCGATCCTCAAGGAGACGGTCAACGGCAAGCCGCTGATCTGGTTCGACAACGCCGCGACCACTCAGAAGCCGCAGTCGGTGATCGACCGGCTCTCGTACTTCTACGCGCACGAGAACTCCAACATTCACCGGGCGGCGCACGAGCTGGCAGCCCGGGCCACGGATGCCTACGAAGAGGCCCGCGAGACGGTGCGGCGGTTCATCGGCGCACCTAAGGCCGAGCAGAACATCTTCGTGCGCGGCACCACCGAAGCCATCAACCTGGTGGCCTACGCGTGGGGCGGCAAGCATTTGGGGCCGGGCGACGAGATCGTCATCACCCACTTGGAGCACCACGCCAATATCGTTCCGTGGCAACTGCTTTCGCAGAAGACCGGCGCGGTGCTGCGGGTTGCGCCGGTCGATGAGGCGGGCAACCTGCTGCTGTCGGAGTTCGAGGACCTGCTGGGTCCGAAGACGAAGCTTGTTGCGGCCACCCAGGTTTCGAATGCGCTGGGGACGGTGACTCCGGTCGAGAAGATCGTCCAGTTGGGTCACCGCTACGGTGCACGGGTGTTGATCGACGGCGCTCAGTCGATTCCGCACCTGCCCATCGACGTCGCCGAACTCGGTGTCGACTTCTTCGTGTTCTCCGGGCATAAGATCTACGGCCCCACCGGAATTGGCGTGCTCTACGGCTCCGAGGAAGCTCTGGCCGAGACGCCGCCCTGGCAGGGCGGCGGCAACATGATCGCCGACGTCACCCTGGAACGCTCGCTGTATCAAGGGCTGCCCAACAAGTTCGAGGCCGGCACCGGCAACATCGCCGACGCCGTCGGACTGGGCGAGGCGCTGCGTTACGTCGAGCGGGTGGGCATCGAGCGCATCGCCGCCTACGAGCACGCGTTGCTGGACTATGCGACCCCGCGCTTGGCCGACATCCCCGGTGTTCGCCTGGTGGGCACCGCGCAGGAGAAGGCCAGCGTGCTGTCCTTCGTGCTGGCCGGCCACGAGCCGCTCGAGGTCGGCAAGGCGCTGAACGCGGAAGGGATTGCGGTGCGGGCCGGACATCACTGCGCGCAGCCGATTCTGCGGCGATACGGCCTGGAGGCCACGGTCCGTCCGTCGTTCGCCTTCTACAACACGTTCGAGGAGATCGACGTGTTCATCAAGGCGGTGCGCCGGATTGCCGAGGGAGGCGCCAACGTCGGCTAG
- a CDS encoding MlaE family ABC transporter permease, translated as MNGTAIAKPMNALGEFFMLSAEALVTALRKPWAWREILEQIWFVARVSIFPTIMLSIPYTVLIVFVLNILLVEIGAGDLSGAGAGLASVTQVGPVVTAMVVSGAGSTAMCADLGARTIREEIDAMKVIGVNPVQALVVPRIIAATFVAVLLYSVVAVTGLTGSYIFVVFVQHVTPGAFIAGMTLVTGLPQVVISLIKATLFGLSAGLIACYKGLSVGGGPTGVGNAVNETVVFSFMALFFINIVTTALGVKVTAK; from the coding sequence ATGAACGGGACCGCCATCGCAAAGCCCATGAACGCGCTGGGGGAGTTCTTCATGCTCAGCGCCGAAGCGCTGGTGACCGCGCTGCGAAAGCCGTGGGCCTGGCGCGAGATCCTCGAGCAGATTTGGTTTGTCGCCCGGGTCTCGATCTTCCCGACCATCATGCTCTCGATTCCGTACACGGTGCTGATCGTGTTCGTGCTCAACATCCTGCTCGTCGAGATCGGCGCCGGGGACCTTTCCGGTGCCGGAGCCGGACTGGCGTCGGTGACCCAGGTCGGCCCGGTGGTCACGGCGATGGTCGTCTCGGGCGCCGGGTCCACCGCCATGTGCGCCGACCTCGGCGCGCGCACCATCCGCGAAGAAATCGACGCGATGAAAGTGATCGGGGTCAATCCCGTTCAGGCGCTGGTAGTTCCGCGCATCATCGCCGCCACCTTCGTCGCGGTCCTGCTCTACTCGGTGGTCGCCGTCACCGGGCTGACCGGCAGCTACATCTTCGTGGTGTTCGTCCAGCACGTCACCCCTGGTGCCTTTATCGCGGGCATGACACTCGTCACCGGGCTTCCGCAGGTTGTGATCTCGCTGATTAAGGCGACGTTGTTCGGGTTATCCGCGGGCTTAATCGCCTGCTACAAGGGGCTTTCGGTGGGCGGCGGTCCCACCGGCGTCGGTAACGCGGTGAACGAGACCGTGGTGTTCTCATTCATGGCCCTATTCTTCATCAACATCGTGACTACTGCGCTCGGAGTGAAAGTGACTGCCAAATGA
- a CDS encoding ABC transporter permease, with product MTDLARGPSWLDTLGPKLVASTRKLGEQTEFYGKSLVATVDAVRRYPNELLRLIAEMGMGTGALAVIGGTVGIIGFLTLTTGALVAVQGYDTLSNIGVEALTGFLSAFLNVRMIAPCTAGLALAATIGAGATAQLGAMRINEEIDALEVMGIRSITYLASTRIIAGVLVVIPLYAVAVLMSFVAAKFLTIYAYGQSRGVYEHYFSTFLRPSDLMWSFLSALTMATGVMVVHTYYGFTATGGPAGVGEAVGRSVRSSMIVTAFVCLMISLSVYGQSGNFNLSG from the coding sequence ATGACCGATCTCGCACGCGGTCCGTCGTGGCTGGACACTCTTGGCCCGAAGCTGGTGGCGTCCACCCGCAAGCTGGGCGAGCAGACCGAGTTCTACGGAAAGTCCTTGGTGGCCACCGTGGACGCGGTGCGGCGCTACCCGAACGAACTGCTGCGCCTGATCGCCGAGATGGGGATGGGCACCGGCGCGCTGGCGGTGATCGGGGGCACCGTCGGCATCATCGGGTTTTTGACCCTGACGACCGGTGCTCTTGTCGCGGTGCAGGGATACGACACGCTGTCCAACATCGGTGTGGAGGCGTTGACCGGCTTCCTGTCGGCGTTCCTGAACGTCCGGATGATCGCGCCCTGCACGGCCGGGCTGGCCTTGGCGGCCACGATCGGTGCCGGCGCGACGGCGCAGCTGGGCGCGATGCGCATCAACGAGGAGATCGACGCTCTGGAAGTCATGGGCATCCGGTCGATCACCTACCTGGCATCCACCCGGATTATTGCCGGCGTCCTGGTCGTCATCCCGCTCTACGCCGTTGCGGTCCTGATGTCGTTCGTCGCGGCAAAGTTCCTGACGATTTACGCCTACGGCCAGTCCCGCGGCGTCTACGAGCACTATTTCTCCACCTTCCTGCGTCCAAGCGACCTGATGTGGTCGTTTCTGTCGGCGCTGACGATGGCGACGGGTGTGATGGTCGTGCACACCTATTACGGCTTTACCGCGACAGGTGGTCCCGCCGGTGTGGGGGAGGCTGTCGGTCGGTCAGTACGGTCATCGATGATCGTCACGGCGTTTGTGTGCCTGATGATTTCGCTGTCCGTCTATGGGCAGTCCGGCAACTTCAACCTGTCGGGGTAA
- a CDS encoding MCE family protein, translating into MSNHRDSGPARRNRVRSSKIDPIWWAPTLFILVGGLIAVTAGAFSGKFADFIPLTLVSDRAGLVMEPGAKVKLRGVPVGTVASIGTDVKAAQLQLKMDPGPFKYLPSNLEAEIKSTTAFGSKYVDLIVPGEASHTPLKPGAVLHSRNVTVEVNTVFENLQSVVQALDPAKLNAILSAFAQSVRGKGDRIGQSITDANNLLLTVNPRMDTIHRDWRLFGKTTAIYSDAAQDILSILDSASTTSATLTENQRSLDSLLLSAIGFSQTGINVIGRNEPNIVQSMKLLDPTLTLFNKYSPTFTCLFQGAQWYVDHGGRDALGGNGYSVILDAALLFGDDPYRFPKHLPKTNATGGPGGKPSCGSLPDPSANFPVRALVTDTGWGAAPDEIRTSPWVGNPWWANYFPTTKNPPEPPRFNWRGGQPPP; encoded by the coding sequence ATGAGCAACCACAGGGACAGCGGGCCGGCACGGCGAAACAGGGTCCGCAGCAGCAAGATTGATCCGATCTGGTGGGCGCCGACGTTGTTCATCCTGGTCGGGGGGCTGATCGCGGTGACCGCCGGGGCGTTCTCCGGCAAGTTCGCTGACTTCATCCCGTTGACGCTGGTGTCGGACCGCGCGGGCTTGGTGATGGAACCGGGCGCCAAGGTGAAGTTGCGGGGCGTGCCGGTCGGCACGGTCGCGTCGATTGGCACCGACGTGAAAGCGGCCCAGCTTCAGCTGAAGATGGACCCGGGCCCGTTCAAGTATCTGCCCAGCAATCTCGAGGCCGAGATCAAATCGACCACCGCGTTCGGGTCCAAGTACGTCGACCTGATCGTGCCCGGCGAAGCCAGCCACACGCCGTTGAAGCCGGGCGCGGTGCTGCATTCGCGCAACGTCACCGTCGAAGTCAACACGGTTTTCGAGAATCTGCAGTCCGTGGTCCAGGCGCTCGATCCGGCGAAGCTCAATGCGATCTTGTCGGCCTTCGCGCAATCGGTGCGCGGCAAGGGTGATCGGATCGGACAGTCGATCACCGATGCGAATAATCTGCTGCTCACCGTCAACCCGCGCATGGACACGATCCACCGGGACTGGCGACTGTTCGGGAAGACGACGGCCATCTATTCCGATGCGGCGCAGGATATTCTGTCGATTCTCGACTCGGCCTCGACCACCAGCGCCACCCTCACCGAAAATCAGCGGTCGCTGGATTCACTGCTGTTGTCCGCGATCGGCTTCAGCCAGACCGGCATCAACGTCATCGGCAGAAACGAACCCAACATCGTGCAGTCGATGAAGCTACTCGACCCGACATTGACGCTGTTCAACAAGTACTCGCCGACGTTCACCTGCTTATTCCAGGGTGCGCAATGGTACGTCGACCATGGGGGTCGAGATGCGCTGGGCGGCAACGGGTATTCGGTAATTCTGGACGCCGCGCTGCTGTTCGGTGACGACCCGTACCGGTTCCCGAAACACCTGCCGAAGACCAATGCCACCGGTGGCCCCGGCGGCAAGCCCAGCTGCGGCTCGTTGCCCGACCCGAGCGCGAACTTCCCGGTGCGGGCACTGGTCACCGATACCGGTTGGGGTGCCGCTCCAGACGAGATCCGGACCAGTCCCTGGGTTGGTAACCCGTGGTGGGCCAACTACTTCCCGACCACCAAGAATCCTCCGGAACCGCCTCGCTTCAACTGGCGCGGGGGGCAGCCGCCGCCATGA
- a CDS encoding MCE family protein, with the protein MRRKLSSIIARVALFTVVCLVFTFTLVAVFGQLRFEDRTDYQAVFTNISGLKSGNFVRIAGVEVGKVGDLELRHDGTVTVGFAIDKGIRLTEGTKAVVRYENLIGDRYLALEEAPGPPRRLPPGSTIPLARTSPALDIDALIGGFRPLFRALDPDQVNALSGQLLRIFQGQGGTLASVLSQTSILTSTLAGRSELIGELITNLNTVLHTFAARDHEFSDGVDKLAQLVEGLAQRKDDISTGLAYINAAAGSITDLLVQSRQPIKDVVHETDRMSAQVLADREYVDKLLKDLPDIYQVLARQGLNGDYFGFYFCEVLMKVNGKGGNPIFIKLLGQPSGRCTPQ; encoded by the coding sequence ATGAGACGGAAACTGTCAAGCATCATCGCGCGTGTCGCGCTCTTCACCGTGGTGTGCCTCGTCTTCACCTTTACGTTGGTTGCGGTGTTCGGGCAGCTGCGCTTTGAGGACCGCACCGACTACCAAGCGGTCTTCACGAACATCTCCGGTCTGAAGTCCGGCAACTTCGTTCGCATCGCCGGGGTAGAGGTCGGCAAGGTCGGCGACCTCGAACTGCGTCACGACGGCACGGTCACCGTGGGCTTCGCAATCGACAAGGGGATACGACTCACCGAGGGCACCAAGGCCGTGGTGCGATACGAAAACCTGATCGGTGACCGGTATCTCGCTCTCGAAGAGGCTCCTGGACCGCCGCGCCGGCTACCGCCGGGGTCGACGATTCCGCTGGCGCGCACATCGCCGGCCCTCGACATCGACGCACTCATCGGGGGCTTCCGACCGCTGTTCCGGGCGCTGGATCCCGATCAGGTCAACGCGCTCTCCGGTCAGCTGCTGCGAATCTTCCAGGGGCAGGGCGGCACACTCGCCTCCGTGCTGTCGCAGACCTCGATCCTGACCTCGACGCTGGCCGGGCGCAGCGAGTTGATCGGCGAGCTGATCACCAACCTGAACACCGTGCTGCATACCTTCGCCGCGCGGGACCACGAGTTCTCTGACGGCGTGGACAAGCTGGCCCAACTGGTGGAGGGCTTGGCGCAGCGCAAGGACGACATCTCCACCGGGCTGGCCTACATCAACGCGGCCGCCGGTTCGATCACGGATCTACTCGTCCAGTCTCGTCAGCCGATCAAGGACGTGGTGCACGAGACCGACCGCATGTCGGCACAGGTGCTTGCCGACCGCGAGTATGTCGACAAATTGCTCAAGGATCTGCCCGACATCTACCAGGTGCTGGCTCGTCAGGGCCTCAACGGCGACTACTTCGGTTTCTACTTCTGCGAAGTTCTGATGAAAGTCAACGGCAAAGGCGGCAACCCGATCTTCATCAAACTCTTGGGTCAGCCCAGCGGACGGTGCACGCCCCAATGA
- a CDS encoding MCE family protein, with protein MKLKLSKIKPLGRRSPFALGLMGTILLTCVTIVAFQYNKLPFVKNTDDYSAYFSEAGGIKPGSTVRVSGMGVGRVSDIRLEGTKVRVGFTVRQGIELGDRTEAAIKTETILGSKMLELTPRGEGRLSGTIPLSRTHSPYDLPDALGDLTTTISGLDTAQLSSALTTLANTFKETPPNLRPALEGVARFSDTLNGRDAQLRNLLGNANKVSTVLGKRSQQIAGLVANSNALLAALLDERDSLDALMNNLTAVSHQISALVDDNRTQLKPALDKLNGVLEILDNRKEDIQKTLPKFKRYAMSFGECLGSGPFFKAYVANLVPGQIGGPVLDADMYDRFLDPNQKLPSEAVDPPTGTPPVPPENAPVPLWSQPPSPPPSTPPIRTIPPPSPHEFDGP; from the coding sequence ATGAAGCTGAAGCTGTCCAAGATCAAACCGCTCGGCCGTCGGAGCCCGTTCGCGCTGGGGTTGATGGGCACAATCCTGTTGACTTGCGTGACCATCGTCGCTTTTCAGTACAACAAGCTGCCCTTCGTCAAGAACACGGACGACTACTCCGCCTATTTTTCCGAGGCGGGGGGCATCAAACCCGGTAGTACGGTGCGGGTTTCCGGGATGGGGGTCGGCAGGGTCTCCGACATCCGGTTGGAGGGCACCAAGGTTCGGGTCGGCTTCACCGTCCGCCAGGGCATCGAACTGGGGGACCGCACCGAGGCGGCGATCAAGACCGAAACGATCCTGGGCTCCAAGATGCTCGAGCTCACGCCGCGTGGGGAAGGGCGGCTCTCGGGCACTATTCCACTGTCCCGAACCCACTCGCCCTACGATCTTCCCGATGCACTGGGTGACCTGACGACCACCATCAGCGGCCTCGATACGGCCCAATTATCTTCGGCCCTAACGACGTTGGCGAACACATTCAAGGAGACCCCACCGAACCTGCGGCCCGCGCTGGAAGGCGTGGCCCGGTTCTCGGACACTCTCAACGGCCGTGACGCGCAGCTGCGGAATCTGCTGGGCAATGCCAACAAGGTGTCGACGGTGCTGGGCAAGCGCAGTCAGCAGATCGCCGGACTGGTGGCGAATTCCAACGCGCTGTTGGCCGCACTGCTCGACGAACGCGATTCGCTGGACGCCCTGATGAACAACCTCACCGCGGTATCGCACCAGATTTCCGCGCTGGTCGACGACAACAGAACCCAACTCAAGCCTGCACTCGACAAGCTCAACGGCGTGCTCGAAATCCTGGACAACCGCAAGGAAGACATCCAGAAGACACTGCCCAAGTTCAAGCGATATGCGATGTCGTTCGGCGAATGCCTAGGTTCTGGGCCGTTTTTCAAGGCCTACGTGGCTAACCTGGTCCCCGGCCAGATCGGTGGGCCGGTCCTGGACGCGGACATGTACGACCGGTTCCTGGATCCCAACCAAAAGCTGCCCTCGGAGGCGGTCGACCCGCCGACGGGAACGCCACCCGTGCCGCCAGAGAACGCACCGGTCCCGCTTTGGTCGCAGCCGCCCTCACCGCCGCCCTCGACGCCGCCGATACGAACCATCCCGCCGCCCTCGCCTCACGAGTTCGACGGGCCATGA
- a CDS encoding virulence factor Mce family protein yields MNMSRDTLRKATAISLVLTLAVASFLVGKKLWKDVEKNTYSAYFTEANGLFVGDEIRILGVKVGVVDKIEPQPASSKVTFSVEKQYAVPADARAAILSPSLVTSRAIQLVPAYSGGPKLSSGASIPLSRTAVPVEWDDFRRQLEKLTDALQPTSPGGVNSVGEFVNSAADNLRGQGDTARDTVIKLSQAISALGDHADDIFSTVRDLQLLVSALYSSSDLLAAFNQNLASVTTVLTNSPNEIGNALKALDGALADVRDFLAENRESMGVTFDRLGSITTALNDSRGDIKQILHIAPTVFQNFLNIYQPAQSAMTGIIALNNFADIPQFICSSIEAASRARLARVSKLCLQYINPIIKNRVYNYIPAGLNPFVGTQARPNEITYSEDWLRPGYTPPVAASPPPEAPPLPGPPPQLPGQAGLADEPQPAEAPGPPPGAGMSSIQVLQNLMLPTGPSS; encoded by the coding sequence ATGAACATGAGTCGAGATACCCTGCGCAAAGCAACAGCGATCAGCCTGGTGCTGACGCTGGCCGTGGCGTCGTTTCTAGTCGGCAAGAAGCTGTGGAAAGACGTCGAAAAGAACACCTACTCGGCGTATTTCACGGAGGCCAACGGCCTGTTCGTCGGTGACGAGATTCGGATCCTCGGCGTCAAAGTCGGCGTCGTGGACAAGATCGAGCCGCAGCCCGCCAGCTCCAAGGTGACCTTCTCCGTGGAGAAGCAGTACGCGGTTCCTGCCGATGCCCGCGCCGCGATCCTCTCGCCGTCGCTGGTGACCTCGCGGGCAATTCAACTCGTTCCGGCGTACTCCGGCGGGCCGAAATTGAGCTCCGGCGCGTCGATCCCGCTGAGTCGCACCGCGGTGCCGGTCGAATGGGACGACTTCCGTAGGCAGCTCGAGAAGCTGACCGATGCGTTGCAGCCCACCAGCCCGGGCGGAGTGAACTCCGTCGGCGAGTTCGTCAACTCGGCCGCCGATAACCTGCGTGGCCAGGGAGATACCGCTCGCGATACAGTAATCAAGCTGTCGCAAGCGATCTCGGCCCTCGGTGACCACGCCGACGACATCTTCAGCACGGTGCGCGATCTGCAGCTGCTGGTGTCGGCGCTGTACTCCAGCAGCGATCTGCTGGCCGCGTTCAATCAGAACCTGGCCAGTGTGACGACGGTGCTGACAAATAGCCCCAACGAAATCGGTAATGCGCTCAAGGCTCTCGACGGTGCGTTGGCAGACGTTCGCGACTTTCTCGCCGAGAACCGCGAGTCAATGGGCGTCACCTTCGACCGGCTCGGCTCGATCACGACCGCGCTGAACGACAGCCGCGGTGACATCAAGCAGATCCTGCACATCGCCCCGACGGTGTTCCAGAACTTCCTGAACATCTACCAGCCTGCGCAGAGCGCGATGACCGGCATCATCGCATTGAACAACTTTGCCGATATCCCGCAATTCATCTGCAGCTCAATCGAAGCGGCGTCGCGTGCGCGGCTGGCCCGGGTCTCCAAGCTGTGCTTGCAGTACATCAACCCGATCATCAAGAACCGCGTCTACAACTACATACCCGCCGGGCTCAACCCCTTCGTCGGGACGCAGGCTCGGCCAAACGAGATCACTTACAGCGAGGACTGGCTCCGGCCCGGGTACACGCCGCCGGTAGCAGCCTCGCCACCGCCCGAGGCACCGCCACTACCCGGACCGCCGCCGCAGCTTCCTGGCCAGGCCGGGCTTGCCGATGAGCCGCAACCCGCCGAAGCGCCGGGACCGCCACCCGGCGCCGGGATGAGCTCGATCCAAGTGCTGCAGAACCTGATGCTTCCGACGGGACCATCGTCATGA